A stretch of Rhinopithecus roxellana isolate Shanxi Qingling chromosome 12, ASM756505v1, whole genome shotgun sequence DNA encodes these proteins:
- the NR1H2 gene encoding oxysterols receptor LXR-beta isoform X1, with the protein MSSPTTSSLDTPLPGNGPPQPGAPSSSPTVKEEGPEPWPGGPDPDVPGTDEAGSACSVDWVIPDPEEEPERKRKKGPAPKMLGHELCRVCGDKASGFHYNVLSCEGCKGFFRRSVVRGGARRYACRGGGTCQMDAFMRRKCQQCRLRKCKEAGMREQCVLSEEQIRKKKIRKQQQQQSQSQSQSPAGPQGSSSSASGPGASPGGSEAGSQGSGEGEGVQLTAAQELMIQQLVAAQLQCNKRSFSDQPKVTPWPLGADPQSRDARQQRFAHFTELAIISVQEIVDFAKQVPGFLQLGREDQIALLKASTIEIMLLETARRYNHETECITFLKDFTYSKDDFHRAGLQVEFINPIFEFSRAMRRLGLDDAEYALLIAINIFSADRPNVQEPGRVEALQQPYVEALLSYTRIKRPQDQLRFPRMLMKLVSLRTLSSVHSEQVFALRLQDKKLPPLLSEIWDVHE; encoded by the exons ATGTCCTCTCCCACCACGAGTTCCCTGGATACCCCCCTGCCTG GAAATGGCCCCCCTCAGCCTGGCGCCCCTTCTTCTTCACCCACTGTAAAGGAGGAGGGTCCAGAGCCATGGCCCGGGGGTCCGGACCCTGATGTCCCAGGCACTGATGAGGCCGGCTCAGCCTGCAGCGTGGACTGGG TCATCCCAGATCCTGAAGAGGAGCCAGAGCGCAAGCGAAAGAAGGGCCCAGCCCCAAAGATGCTGGGCCACGAGCTTTGCCGAGTCTGCGGGGACAAGGCTTCCGGCTTCCACTACAATGTGCTCAGCTGCGAAGGCTGCAAGGGCTTCTTCCGGCGCAGTGTGGTCCGTGGTGGGGCCCGGCGCTATGCCTGCCGGGGCGGTGGAACCTGCCAGATGGACGCTTTCATGCGGCGCAAGTGCCAGCAGTGCCGGCTGCGCAAGTGCAAGGAGGCAGGGATGAGGGAGCAGT GCGTCCTCTCTGAAGAACAGATCCGGAAGAAGAAGATtcggaagcagcagcagcagcagtcacAGTCACAGTCACAGTCGCCTGCGGGGCCGCAGGGCAGCAGCAGCTCAGCCTCTGGGCCTGGGGCGTCCCCTGGTGGATCTGAGGCAGGCAGCCAGGGCTCCGGGGAAGGCGAGGGTGTCCAGTTAACAGCGGCTCAAGAACTAATGATCCAGCAGTTGGTGGCGGCCCAGCTGCAGTGCAACAAACGCTCCTTCTCCGACCAGCCCAAAGTCACG CCCTGGCCCCTGGGCGCAGACCCCCAGTCCCGAGATGCCCGCCAGCAGCGCTTCGCCCACTTCACGGAGCTGGCCATCATCTCAGTCCAGGAGATCGTGGACTTTGCCAAGCAAGTGCCTGGTTTCCTGCAGCTGGGCCGGGAGGACCAGATCGCCCTCCTGAAGGCGTCCACCATCGAG ATCATGCTGTTGGAGACAGCCAGGCGCTACAACCACGAGACAGAGTGTATCACCTTCCTGAAGGACTTCACCTATAGCAAGGACGACTTCCACCGCGCAG GCCTGCAGGTGGAGTTCATCAACCCCATCTTTGAGTTCTCGAGGGCCATGCGGCGGCTGGGCCTGGACGACGCTGAGTACGCCCTGCTCATCGCCATCAACATCTTCTCGGCCGACCGGCCCAACGTACAGGAGCCGGGCCGCGTGGAGGCGCTGCAGCAGCCCTACGTGGAGGCGCTGCTGTCCTACACGCGCATCAAGAGGCCGCAG GACCAGCTGCGCTTCCCGCGCATGCTCATGAAGCTGGTGAGCCTGCGCACGCTGAGCTCCGTGCACTCGGAGCAGGTCTTTGCCCTGCGGCTCCAGGACAAGAAGCTACCACCTCTGCTGTCAGAGATCTGGGACGTCCACGAGTGA
- the NR1H2 gene encoding oxysterols receptor LXR-beta isoform X2 has protein sequence MLGHELCRVCGDKASGFHYNVLSCEGCKGFFRRSVVRGGARRYACRGGGTCQMDAFMRRKCQQCRLRKCKEAGMREQCVLSEEQIRKKKIRKQQQQQSQSQSQSPAGPQGSSSSASGPGASPGGSEAGSQGSGEGEGVQLTAAQELMIQQLVAAQLQCNKRSFSDQPKVTPWPLGADPQSRDARQQRFAHFTELAIISVQEIVDFAKQVPGFLQLGREDQIALLKASTIEIMLLETARRYNHETECITFLKDFTYSKDDFHRAGLQVEFINPIFEFSRAMRRLGLDDAEYALLIAINIFSADRPNVQEPGRVEALQQPYVEALLSYTRIKRPQDQLRFPRMLMKLVSLRTLSSVHSEQVFALRLQDKKLPPLLSEIWDVHE, from the exons ATGCTGGGCCACGAGCTTTGCCGAGTCTGCGGGGACAAGGCTTCCGGCTTCCACTACAATGTGCTCAGCTGCGAAGGCTGCAAGGGCTTCTTCCGGCGCAGTGTGGTCCGTGGTGGGGCCCGGCGCTATGCCTGCCGGGGCGGTGGAACCTGCCAGATGGACGCTTTCATGCGGCGCAAGTGCCAGCAGTGCCGGCTGCGCAAGTGCAAGGAGGCAGGGATGAGGGAGCAGT GCGTCCTCTCTGAAGAACAGATCCGGAAGAAGAAGATtcggaagcagcagcagcagcagtcacAGTCACAGTCACAGTCGCCTGCGGGGCCGCAGGGCAGCAGCAGCTCAGCCTCTGGGCCTGGGGCGTCCCCTGGTGGATCTGAGGCAGGCAGCCAGGGCTCCGGGGAAGGCGAGGGTGTCCAGTTAACAGCGGCTCAAGAACTAATGATCCAGCAGTTGGTGGCGGCCCAGCTGCAGTGCAACAAACGCTCCTTCTCCGACCAGCCCAAAGTCACG CCCTGGCCCCTGGGCGCAGACCCCCAGTCCCGAGATGCCCGCCAGCAGCGCTTCGCCCACTTCACGGAGCTGGCCATCATCTCAGTCCAGGAGATCGTGGACTTTGCCAAGCAAGTGCCTGGTTTCCTGCAGCTGGGCCGGGAGGACCAGATCGCCCTCCTGAAGGCGTCCACCATCGAG ATCATGCTGTTGGAGACAGCCAGGCGCTACAACCACGAGACAGAGTGTATCACCTTCCTGAAGGACTTCACCTATAGCAAGGACGACTTCCACCGCGCAG GCCTGCAGGTGGAGTTCATCAACCCCATCTTTGAGTTCTCGAGGGCCATGCGGCGGCTGGGCCTGGACGACGCTGAGTACGCCCTGCTCATCGCCATCAACATCTTCTCGGCCGACCGGCCCAACGTACAGGAGCCGGGCCGCGTGGAGGCGCTGCAGCAGCCCTACGTGGAGGCGCTGCTGTCCTACACGCGCATCAAGAGGCCGCAG GACCAGCTGCGCTTCCCGCGCATGCTCATGAAGCTGGTGAGCCTGCGCACGCTGAGCTCCGTGCACTCGGAGCAGGTCTTTGCCCTGCGGCTCCAGGACAAGAAGCTACCACCTCTGCTGTCAGAGATCTGGGACGTCCACGAGTGA